From one Bacteroides eggerthii genomic stretch:
- a CDS encoding helix-turn-helix domain-containing protein — protein sequence MDTSKIVGEKIKSLRESQSISMEELAQRSGLAIEQIERIENNIDLPSLAPLIKIARVLGVRLGTFLDDQDENGPVVCRKSEAKDSISFSNNAIHSRKHMEYHSLSKSKADRHMEPFIIDVAPTDDSDFVLSSHEGEEFIMVMEGTMEISYGKNTYLLEEGDSIYYDSIVPHHVHAYEGQAAKILAVIYTPI from the coding sequence ATGGATACAAGTAAGATTGTAGGAGAAAAGATCAAGTCGCTCCGCGAAAGCCAATCCATTAGCATGGAAGAGTTGGCACAACGTTCAGGGCTCGCTATCGAACAAATTGAACGTATTGAAAACAATATCGACCTGCCGTCACTGGCACCGCTCATCAAAATAGCCCGCGTACTGGGCGTGCGTCTCGGAACGTTCCTTGACGATCAGGATGAAAACGGTCCTGTGGTATGCCGTAAGTCGGAAGCAAAGGACAGCATCAGTTTCTCCAACAATGCCATCCACTCACGCAAGCACATGGAGTACCATTCCCTGTCCAAGTCAAAGGCCGATCGCCACATGGAACCGTTCATCATTGACGTGGCACCTACGGACGACAGCGATTTCGTGCTCTCCTCACACGAAGGCGAAGAGTTCATCATGGTCATGGAAGGAACTATGGAAATCAGCTACGGGAAGAACACCTACCTTCTTGAAGAGGGAGACAGCATCTACTACGACTCCATTGTGCCACACCACGTACATGCCTACGAAGGACAGGCAGCCAAGATACTGGCAGTGATTTATACACCGATTTAA